In one Rhodococcus sp. B50 genomic region, the following are encoded:
- a CDS encoding queuosine precursor transporter, giving the protein MTEHGSNTSPALFDHAAFARVSRSPYTGIVVLFTAVLMISNISATKGIAFFTDSDLGFGPLQILPIITDGGFFLFPLAYILGDVLSEVYGFAATRRAVFYGFGAVALSALCFWLTQQLPPADFYAGQESFENVLGVVPRMLIAGLAGYAVGQLLNSYVLVWIKERTREKYLWARLIGSTVVGEFADTLIFCSIAAGAIGITTWSDFVNFVIVGFLWKTLVEIIVLPVTYRVIAHVKKREPSYA; this is encoded by the coding sequence GTGACCGAGCACGGATCGAACACCTCCCCCGCCCTCTTCGACCACGCCGCCTTCGCACGCGTGAGCCGCAGCCCGTACACGGGGATCGTCGTCCTGTTCACCGCGGTGCTGATGATCTCCAACATCTCCGCGACGAAGGGCATCGCCTTCTTCACCGACTCCGACCTCGGGTTCGGTCCACTGCAGATCCTGCCGATCATCACCGACGGCGGGTTCTTCCTGTTCCCCCTCGCCTACATCCTCGGTGACGTGCTCAGCGAGGTGTACGGCTTCGCAGCCACCCGTCGCGCGGTGTTCTACGGATTCGGAGCGGTCGCGCTGTCCGCGCTGTGCTTCTGGCTCACGCAGCAGCTTCCGCCCGCCGACTTCTACGCCGGGCAGGAATCCTTCGAGAACGTGCTCGGAGTGGTGCCCAGGATGCTGATCGCCGGACTCGCCGGATACGCGGTCGGGCAGTTGCTCAACTCGTACGTCCTGGTCTGGATCAAGGAACGCACGCGGGAGAAGTACCTGTGGGCGCGCCTGATCGGCTCGACCGTCGTGGGCGAGTTCGCCGACACCCTCATCTTCTGCTCGATCGCCGCAGGAGCCATCGGCATCACGACCTGGTCCGATTTCGTCAACTTCGTGATCGTCGGGTTCCTGTGGAAGACGCTGGTCGAGATCATCGTGCTTCCGGTGACCTACCGCGTGATCGCGCACGTCAAGAAGCGCGAACCGTCCTACGCGTGA
- a CDS encoding YoaK family protein: MVGYGRQLQGLAIALSSLAGFIDALGFITLGGVFVSFMSGNSTRLAVGTADGMWETVALIGGVLALFVLGVILGSVVAELTDRDRRTRKTAVLATVTALLTIGAVAVLAGWTPVAVVAMTLAMGTENSVFRRQGETAVALTYMTGALVKIGQRVAAAFFGGPRWSWLPYLGLWGGLVTGAVLGALAHRALGLHALWIAAVFAAALTVSVRFLSDHELTGGM; the protein is encoded by the coding sequence GTGGTCGGTTACGGCAGGCAGTTGCAGGGACTCGCGATCGCGTTGTCCTCTCTCGCGGGGTTCATCGATGCCCTCGGCTTCATCACCCTCGGCGGTGTCTTCGTGTCGTTCATGAGTGGGAACTCCACGCGTCTCGCGGTCGGCACGGCAGACGGTATGTGGGAGACGGTGGCGCTGATCGGTGGTGTGCTCGCGCTGTTCGTGCTCGGGGTGATCCTCGGCAGCGTGGTGGCGGAACTGACCGACCGCGACCGGCGTACCCGCAAGACCGCGGTCCTTGCGACGGTGACGGCCTTGCTGACGATCGGTGCCGTTGCCGTCCTGGCGGGCTGGACGCCCGTTGCCGTGGTGGCGATGACGCTGGCGATGGGAACCGAGAACTCGGTGTTCCGGCGGCAGGGAGAGACGGCCGTCGCGCTCACCTACATGACGGGCGCGCTGGTCAAGATCGGTCAGCGGGTCGCGGCGGCGTTCTTCGGTGGTCCGCGCTGGAGCTGGCTGCCCTATCTGGGTCTGTGGGGCGGTCTGGTGACGGGTGCCGTTCTCGGCGCGCTCGCCCACCGAGCGTTGGGTCTGCACGCTCTGTGGATCGCGGCGGTGTTCGCGGCGGCGCTGACGGTGTCGGTGCGTTTCCTCTCCGACCACGAACTGACCGGCGGGATGTGA
- a CDS encoding RDD family protein — translation MTTGGYPPPPQDPHVPGGYPGGGSPSYGGTPSDYTQQFPQYGAPQNGVPQYGAPQYGTPQNGAPQFGAPQYGAPQYGAPQGDQFGGGPGFPDPHFGTGTPGQLLPRLGARIIDGLIVGIPMGILTAIMLLASGGSGFVNFFMTVVSGVVAFGYWTYMESTHGATFGKKLLGLSVAGPAGGNPTLEQAAKRNAFVALQILTGIPLLGFLAGLLSFAAYIGIAVTIEQDGNKQGFHDKFAGGTQVRKS, via the coding sequence TTGACGACAGGCGGATACCCACCACCTCCGCAGGACCCTCACGTTCCGGGTGGATACCCCGGCGGCGGTTCCCCCTCGTACGGTGGCACACCGTCCGACTACACCCAGCAGTTCCCGCAGTACGGTGCGCCCCAGAACGGTGTCCCCCAGTACGGAGCACCTCAGTACGGAACACCGCAGAACGGAGCTCCTCAGTTCGGCGCACCTCAGTACGGAGCACCCCAGTACGGCGCTCCGCAGGGTGACCAGTTCGGTGGGGGCCCGGGATTTCCCGACCCCCACTTCGGCACCGGCACCCCGGGGCAGCTGTTGCCGCGTCTCGGCGCCCGCATCATCGACGGCCTCATCGTCGGCATCCCCATGGGGATCCTGACGGCGATCATGCTCCTCGCGAGCGGCGGAAGCGGCTTCGTGAACTTCTTCATGACGGTCGTCAGCGGTGTCGTCGCCTTCGGCTACTGGACGTACATGGAGTCCACCCACGGCGCGACCTTCGGTAAGAAGCTCCTCGGACTGTCGGTCGCCGGCCCCGCCGGTGGCAACCCCACCCTCGAGCAGGCCGCCAAGCGCAACGCCTTCGTCGCGCTGCAGATCCTCACGGGCATCCCGCTGCTGGGCTTCCTCGCGGGCCTGCTGTCGTTCGCCGCGTACATCGGTATCGCGGTCACCATCGAGCAGGACGGCAACAAGCAGGGCTTCCACGACAAGTTCGCCGGCGGCACCCAGGTTCGCAAGTCCTGA
- the gluQRS gene encoding tRNA glutamyl-Q(34) synthetase GluQRS: protein MSLSDEDEAGAGRFAPSPSGDLHLGNLRTAVLAWLFARSTDRRFLVRVEDLDRVRPGAEQRQLADLAAIGLDWDGRVVHQSRRRRLYDEAIARLEQTGLTYECFCTRREILEATSAPHAPAGAYPGTCRSLTDEQRTGRRASGRTPAIRLRASEEWFTIHDLLHGDFTGIVDDLVLRRNDGTPAYNLAVVVDDADQGIDQVVRGDDLLTSAPRQAYLAHLLGLSEPVYAHVPLALNREGKRLAKRDGAVTLADQLALGHTAADVLSTIAVSLRLADPGEPVSPELLLDRWNPVRLPRDPWVFTPSEEGIR from the coding sequence GTGTCACTTTCGGACGAGGACGAAGCAGGAGCGGGCCGCTTCGCACCGAGTCCCTCCGGCGACCTGCACCTCGGCAACCTGCGCACCGCCGTCCTGGCATGGTTGTTCGCGCGGTCGACTGATCGCCGGTTCCTGGTGCGCGTCGAGGATCTCGACCGAGTGCGTCCCGGTGCGGAACAACGCCAACTCGCGGATCTGGCGGCGATCGGTCTCGACTGGGACGGCCGGGTGGTCCACCAGTCCCGTCGCCGGCGCCTGTACGACGAGGCGATCGCGCGGCTCGAGCAGACCGGCCTGACCTACGAGTGTTTCTGCACCCGACGCGAGATCCTCGAGGCCACCTCCGCTCCCCACGCTCCCGCGGGCGCCTATCCGGGCACCTGCCGCAGCCTCACCGACGAGCAGCGCACCGGACGCCGGGCCTCCGGCCGTACCCCCGCGATCCGGTTGCGGGCGTCCGAGGAATGGTTCACGATCCACGACCTGCTGCACGGGGATTTCACAGGCATCGTCGACGATCTCGTCCTGCGCCGCAACGACGGAACCCCCGCCTACAACCTCGCCGTGGTGGTGGACGACGCCGACCAGGGCATCGATCAGGTGGTGCGCGGCGACGACCTGCTCACCTCCGCTCCCCGGCAGGCCTATCTCGCACACCTTCTCGGATTGTCGGAGCCCGTCTACGCGCACGTACCGCTCGCGCTCAATCGGGAGGGCAAGCGGCTGGCCAAACGGGACGGCGCGGTGACACTGGCCGATCAGCTCGCGCTCGGACACACGGCCGCCGATGTGCTGAGCACGATCGCCGTGTCGCTGCGACTCGCCGACCCCGGCGAGCCCGTGTCGCCGGAACTGTTGCTGGACCGCTGGAATCCCGTGAGGCTCCCCCGAGACCCGTGGGTGTTCACCCCGTCGGAGGAAGGCATCCGATAG
- a CDS encoding HhH-GPD-type base excision DNA repair protein, with protein MSSTLNLVGDPDADALLAQDPLALLIGMLLDQQVPMEVAFAGPKKLADRLGGLDVHRIASADPDEFVAVCAQQPAVHRFPKSMGQRIQALCAAIVEDYDGDAAALWTSGDPDGKEVLRRLKKLPGYGDQKARIFLALLGKQIGVRPEGWREAAGDYGHEDARRSIADVVDEQSLREVREFKKSMKAAKKS; from the coding sequence ATGTCATCGACGTTGAACCTGGTCGGAGATCCCGACGCCGACGCACTGCTGGCCCAGGACCCGCTGGCGCTTCTCATCGGCATGTTGCTCGACCAGCAGGTGCCGATGGAGGTGGCGTTCGCCGGACCGAAGAAGCTCGCCGACCGTCTCGGTGGTCTCGACGTGCACCGCATCGCCTCGGCGGATCCCGACGAGTTCGTCGCGGTGTGTGCGCAGCAACCGGCTGTCCACCGGTTCCCCAAGTCGATGGGTCAGCGGATCCAGGCGTTGTGCGCGGCGATCGTCGAGGACTACGACGGCGACGCCGCAGCGCTGTGGACGTCCGGCGACCCGGACGGCAAGGAAGTTCTGCGGAGGCTGAAGAAGCTGCCGGGCTACGGCGACCAGAAGGCACGCATCTTCCTGGCGCTGCTCGGCAAGCAGATCGGCGTGCGACCCGAAGGGTGGCGGGAAGCTGCCGGCGACTACGGGCACGAGGATGCGCGCCGGTCGATCGCCGACGTCGTCGACGAGCAGTCGCTGCGCGAGGTGCGCGAGTTCAAGAAGTCGATGAAAGCTGCGAAGAAGTCGTGA
- a CDS encoding LysR family transcriptional regulator: MSVPSPDDLLVLLAVGRSGRFTSAADDLGVNHTTISRRITALERSLGGRVLTRSAAGWELTDLGREALDAAERIEAAVGRLRNPRGERRLEGVVRVSATDGFSAYIAAPAGALVRQRHPGISVEIVATTRRASQQRSGMDVEVVVGRPQVHRAEAHRLADYTLGLYASRDYLAAHGSPSSVRELREHTLVYFIDSMLQVDDLDVARRIAPDMQDSISSTNVFVHVEATRAAGGLGLLPCFMADRHPDLVRILPDEVEARLAYWLVARSETLRRPEVAAAVAAIREVAHAQRAVLLGVAR; this comes from the coding sequence ATGAGCGTGCCCTCGCCCGATGACCTCCTCGTCCTGCTCGCCGTCGGACGCAGCGGCAGGTTCACCAGCGCCGCCGACGACCTGGGCGTCAACCACACGACGATCTCCCGCCGGATCACCGCGCTGGAGCGCAGCCTCGGCGGTCGGGTACTCACCCGGTCGGCGGCGGGCTGGGAACTGACCGATCTCGGCCGTGAAGCACTCGACGCCGCCGAGCGCATCGAAGCCGCCGTCGGGCGGCTGCGGAATCCGCGCGGCGAGCGACGACTCGAGGGCGTCGTGCGGGTCTCGGCCACCGACGGTTTCAGCGCATACATCGCAGCCCCGGCCGGCGCGCTCGTCCGGCAACGCCACCCGGGTATCTCCGTCGAGATCGTCGCGACCACCCGTCGCGCTTCGCAGCAGCGCTCGGGGATGGACGTCGAGGTGGTCGTGGGGCGGCCGCAGGTGCACCGGGCCGAAGCGCACCGTCTCGCCGACTACACCCTGGGCCTGTACGCCTCGCGCGATTATCTCGCCGCGCACGGTTCCCCGTCGTCGGTCCGCGAGCTGCGCGAGCACACCCTCGTGTACTTCATCGACTCGATGCTGCAGGTCGACGACCTCGACGTCGCGCGGCGCATCGCCCCCGACATGCAGGATTCGATCAGCTCGACGAACGTGTTCGTGCACGTCGAGGCGACTCGTGCCGCCGGAGGCCTCGGTCTGCTGCCGTGCTTCATGGCCGATCGGCACCCCGATCTCGTCCGGATCCTGCCCGACGAGGTCGAGGCACGCCTGGCCTACTGGCTCGTCGCGCGCTCGGAGACGTTGCGGCGACCGGAGGTCGCTGCGGCGGTCGCGGCGATCAGGGAGGTCGCCCACGCCCAGCGGGCGGTGCTCCTGGGGGTCGCTCGCTAG
- a CDS encoding MFS transporter: MSVEQARTDGPESSPSALRRVVGASMAGTVVEWYEFFLYGTAATLVFAKVFFPDGGNELDAIIAAFVTYAVGFVARPLGGIVFGHFGDRFGRKQLLQTSIIMVGVATFLMGCLPTFGAIGYWAPALLVTLRFIQGFAVGGEWGGAVLLVAEHSPNRSRGFWASWPQAGVPMGNLLATVVLLVLTTTLPESAFLSWGWRVAFWLSAVIVLIGYYIRTKVTDAPIFLEAQQEAEQLKETSFNVFEVLKRYPRGVFTAMGLRFAENVMYYLVVTFSITYLKVVVGADTSHILWWMLAAHAVHFVVIPMVGRLSDTLGRRPVYMIGAVTAGAWGFLAFPMMDTGNSALIVSAIVIGLVFHSFMYAGQPAIMAEMFPTRMRYSGVSLGYQVTSIVAGSLAPIIAASLLSRFDSSVPISFYLLGSSLITIVAVIVARETKGISLRDIDAADAETVAQEKAAGENTRISA; this comes from the coding sequence ATGAGCGTCGAACAGGCACGAACTGATGGGCCGGAGAGTTCACCGTCGGCATTGCGGAGGGTCGTCGGTGCGTCCATGGCGGGCACCGTCGTCGAGTGGTACGAGTTCTTCCTCTACGGCACCGCCGCCACCCTCGTCTTCGCCAAGGTCTTCTTCCCCGACGGCGGCAACGAGCTCGACGCGATCATCGCGGCGTTCGTCACCTATGCGGTGGGTTTCGTCGCGCGGCCGCTCGGCGGGATCGTCTTCGGCCATTTCGGCGACCGGTTCGGACGCAAGCAACTGCTGCAGACCAGCATCATCATGGTCGGCGTCGCGACCTTCCTCATGGGCTGCCTGCCGACCTTCGGTGCCATCGGGTACTGGGCGCCGGCGCTGCTCGTGACGCTCCGGTTCATCCAGGGCTTCGCGGTCGGCGGTGAGTGGGGCGGCGCAGTGCTGCTGGTTGCCGAACACAGCCCCAACCGCTCGCGCGGGTTCTGGGCCTCGTGGCCGCAGGCGGGCGTGCCGATGGGCAATCTCCTCGCGACGGTCGTCCTGCTCGTCCTCACCACGACGCTGCCCGAGTCGGCCTTCCTGTCGTGGGGCTGGCGCGTCGCGTTCTGGCTCTCCGCCGTCATCGTCCTGATCGGCTACTACATCCGCACCAAGGTCACCGACGCCCCGATCTTCCTCGAGGCACAGCAGGAGGCCGAGCAGCTGAAGGAGACGTCGTTCAACGTCTTCGAGGTGCTCAAGCGCTACCCGCGCGGCGTCTTCACAGCGATGGGGCTGCGGTTCGCCGAGAACGTCATGTACTACCTCGTCGTCACTTTCTCGATCACCTACCTGAAGGTCGTCGTCGGTGCCGACACCAGCCACATCCTGTGGTGGATGCTCGCCGCCCACGCCGTGCACTTCGTGGTCATCCCCATGGTCGGACGCTTGTCGGACACGCTGGGACGGCGGCCCGTGTACATGATCGGTGCCGTCACCGCCGGCGCCTGGGGCTTCCTCGCCTTCCCGATGATGGACACCGGTAACAGCGCGCTCATCGTCTCGGCGATCGTCATCGGACTCGTCTTCCACTCGTTCATGTACGCCGGGCAGCCCGCGATCATGGCGGAGATGTTCCCGACCCGCATGCGGTACTCGGGCGTCTCGCTCGGCTACCAGGTCACGTCGATCGTCGCCGGGTCGCTCGCCCCGATCATCGCGGCGAGTCTGCTCAGCCGCTTCGACTCGTCGGTCCCGATCTCCTTCTACCTGCTCGGCTCGTCGCTGATCACGATCGTCGCGGTGATCGTGGCCCGTGAGACGAAGGGCATCTCGCTGCGCGACATCGACGCCGCCGATGCGGAGACGGTCGCGCAGGAGAAGGCCGCCGGCGAGAACACCAGGATCTCGGCATGA
- a CDS encoding 3-hydroxybutyrate dehydrogenase — MRARTALVTGGAGGIGAACARALARQGVRVTVADVDEVAAKTLAHEIGGEAWGVDLLDTDALDGLRLDVDILVNNAGIQVVRPVEEFALSDFRRIQTLMVEAPFLLVKAALPAMYDRGFGRIVNISSVHGLRASAFKAGYVTAKHGLEGFSKVVALEGGPRGVTSNCVNPGYVRTPLVEKQISEQARAHDIPEGRVLSEVLLTDQAVTRLVEPDEVASLVSWLASDEAGMVTGASYTMDGGWSAH; from the coding sequence ATGAGGGCGCGCACCGCACTCGTGACGGGTGGAGCCGGTGGGATCGGAGCGGCCTGCGCGCGCGCCCTCGCCCGGCAGGGAGTCCGGGTGACCGTCGCGGACGTCGACGAGGTCGCCGCGAAGACGCTCGCCCACGAGATCGGGGGAGAGGCGTGGGGCGTCGACCTGCTCGACACCGACGCCCTCGACGGTCTCCGCCTCGACGTCGACATTCTCGTCAACAATGCCGGCATCCAGGTGGTGCGGCCGGTGGAGGAGTTCGCTCTCTCCGACTTCCGCCGCATCCAGACACTCATGGTCGAGGCGCCATTCCTGCTCGTGAAGGCCGCCCTGCCCGCCATGTACGACCGGGGTTTCGGCCGGATCGTGAACATCTCGTCGGTCCACGGGCTGCGGGCCTCGGCGTTCAAGGCCGGGTACGTCACCGCCAAGCACGGCCTCGAAGGGTTCTCCAAGGTGGTCGCGCTCGAGGGCGGTCCGCGCGGGGTGACGAGCAACTGCGTCAATCCGGGTTACGTCCGCACCCCGCTGGTGGAGAAGCAGATCTCGGAACAGGCTCGCGCACACGACATCCCGGAGGGTCGCGTGCTCTCCGAGGTGTTGCTCACCGACCAGGCGGTGACGCGGCTGGTCGAGCCGGACGAGGTGGCCTCACTCGTGTCGTGGCTGGCCTCCGACGAGGCCGGGATGGTCACCGGTGCGTCGTACACCATGGACGGCGGCTGGTCGGCCCACTGA
- a CDS encoding GmrSD restriction endonuclease domain-containing protein, whose protein sequence is MSLPRLSSRLSLLVVATVAGLTLSGCDSTAEDTSVAPAATSERSPAPSSDTSTTTPSGTTPSASASTPSPAAQSPAASADSSDALARLATLPIKGRAPKTGYSRDLFGQAWSDDVSVEFGRNGCDTRNDILRRDLVDIVYKSGTRDCVVASGTLNDVYTGTTIAFTRGQDTSTAVQIDHVVALSDAWQKGAQQLDAGTRADFANDPRNLQAVDGPTNQQKSDGDAATWLPPNRAYRCTYVARQIEVKAIYGLWVTQAEHDAMARVLTECGGGAPAGAATAVVPTTTPAPAPAPAPAPAPAPAPAPAPAEPAPVAPAQPAAPASVYFENCSAARAAGAAPLYAGQPGYRPKMDGDGDGVACE, encoded by the coding sequence ATGTCCTTGCCCCGCTTGTCGTCCCGGCTGTCCCTTCTCGTCGTCGCGACGGTCGCGGGTCTGACCCTCTCCGGTTGCGACTCGACCGCCGAAGACACCTCCGTCGCCCCCGCGGCGACCTCCGAACGATCCCCGGCACCGAGTTCCGACACCTCTACGACGACGCCGTCCGGCACGACACCTTCCGCGTCCGCGAGCACCCCGAGCCCTGCTGCCCAGAGCCCGGCCGCCTCGGCGGACTCGTCGGATGCCCTGGCCCGGCTGGCGACCCTGCCGATCAAGGGCCGTGCACCCAAGACCGGCTACAGCCGCGACCTGTTCGGCCAGGCGTGGAGCGACGACGTGTCGGTGGAGTTCGGGCGCAACGGCTGCGACACCCGCAACGACATCCTGCGTCGCGACCTCGTCGACATCGTCTACAAGTCCGGCACCCGCGACTGCGTCGTGGCGTCGGGAACCCTGAACGACGTGTACACCGGGACGACGATCGCGTTCACCCGAGGACAGGACACCTCGACCGCGGTGCAGATCGACCACGTCGTCGCGCTGTCCGACGCGTGGCAGAAGGGCGCGCAGCAGCTCGACGCCGGCACCCGGGCCGATTTCGCCAACGACCCGCGCAATCTCCAGGCGGTGGACGGGCCGACCAACCAGCAGAAGAGCGACGGTGACGCCGCCACCTGGCTGCCACCGAACCGTGCGTACCGCTGCACGTACGTCGCGCGGCAGATCGAGGTCAAGGCGATCTACGGGCTGTGGGTGACGCAGGCAGAGCACGATGCGATGGCTCGGGTCCTCACCGAATGCGGAGGTGGGGCTCCTGCCGGCGCCGCGACCGCAGTCGTGCCCACGACGACCCCTGCTCCGGCGCCCGCACCCGCACCCGCACCTGCTCCGGCTCCGGCACCCGCTCCCGCTCCCGCAGAGCCCGCACCGGTGGCACCTGCGCAGCCCGCCGCTCCGGCGAGCGTGTACTTCGAGAACTGTTCGGCTGCCCGGGCCGCGGGAGCGGCGCCGCTGTACGCGGGGCAGCCCGGCTACCGTCCGAAGATGGACGGTGACGGGGACGGCGTGGCCTGCGAGTAG
- a CDS encoding aminotransferase class I/II-fold pyridoxal phosphate-dependent enzyme — MPTQTQFGLMSHEELVAEHERQSANYDRLKSEKLTLDLTRGKPSPEQLDLSAELLSLPGTDDFRDGNGTDTRNYGGLTGLPELRAIFAELLNIPVENLVAGNNASLEIMHDLVVWSLLHGTVDSPRPWSQESVVKFLCPAPGYDRHFAITESLGIEMIPVPLREDGPDVRFIADLVANDPQIKGMWTVPTYSNPTGAVYSEEVARELVSMPTAAPDFRIFWDNAYAVHPLTEHLAPAIDILGLAAQAGHPHRVFALASTSKITFAGAGVSFFGSSTENLAWYQKHLGIKSIGPDKVNQLRHLRFFRDAEGVRAHMAKHREILAPKFALVRRVLEERLGASKVASWTEPEGGYFISLDVVEGTAARVIALAKEAGIALTGAGSAFPYKKDPEDKNIRLAPSFPSLGELEKAMDGVATCVLLAAAENALAGK; from the coding sequence ATGCCTACGCAAACCCAGTTCGGGTTGATGAGCCATGAGGAACTCGTTGCAGAGCACGAGCGCCAGTCCGCCAACTACGACCGGTTGAAGTCGGAGAAGCTGACGCTGGACCTGACCCGCGGCAAGCCCTCGCCCGAGCAGCTCGACCTCTCCGCGGAGTTGCTGTCGCTGCCGGGTACCGACGATTTTCGCGACGGTAACGGCACCGACACCCGTAACTACGGTGGTCTGACGGGCCTGCCCGAGCTCCGCGCGATCTTTGCCGAGTTGCTGAACATCCCCGTCGAGAACCTCGTCGCGGGCAACAACGCGAGCCTCGAGATCATGCACGATCTCGTCGTCTGGTCGCTGCTGCACGGCACCGTCGACTCGCCGCGCCCGTGGTCGCAGGAGTCGGTCGTCAAGTTCCTGTGCCCGGCACCCGGCTACGACCGGCACTTCGCGATCACCGAGTCGCTCGGCATCGAGATGATCCCCGTGCCGTTGCGCGAGGACGGCCCCGACGTGCGGTTCATCGCCGATCTCGTCGCGAACGACCCGCAGATCAAGGGCATGTGGACGGTCCCCACCTACTCGAACCCGACCGGAGCGGTGTACTCCGAGGAGGTCGCGCGCGAGCTGGTGTCGATGCCGACGGCCGCTCCCGACTTCCGGATCTTCTGGGACAACGCCTACGCGGTGCACCCGCTCACCGAGCACCTCGCGCCCGCGATCGACATCCTCGGTCTGGCCGCGCAGGCCGGTCACCCCCATCGCGTGTTCGCGCTGGCGTCCACCTCGAAGATCACCTTCGCCGGCGCGGGCGTGAGCTTCTTCGGCAGCTCCACCGAGAACCTCGCCTGGTACCAGAAGCACCTGGGCATCAAGTCCATCGGTCCGGACAAGGTCAACCAGCTGCGTCACCTGCGCTTCTTCCGCGACGCCGAGGGTGTGCGCGCCCACATGGCCAAGCACCGCGAGATCCTCGCGCCGAAGTTCGCGCTGGTCCGCCGCGTCCTCGAGGAACGCCTCGGTGCGTCGAAGGTCGCGTCGTGGACCGAGCCCGAAGGCGGGTACTTCATCAGCCTCGACGTCGTCGAGGGCACCGCCGCCCGCGTCATCGCCCTGGCGAAGGAAGCGGGTATCGCGCTGACGGGTGCCGGTTCGGCGTTCCCGTACAAGAAGGACCCCGAGGACAAGAACATCCGTCTCGCCCCGAGCTTTCCTTCGCTCGGTGAGCTCGAGAAGGCCATGGACGGTGTCGCGACCTGCGTGCTGCTCGCCGCAGCGGAGAATGCGCTCGCCGGCAAGTAG
- a CDS encoding TetR/AcrR family transcriptional regulator, with the protein MRTRPYVTTSPTRLAAALLEVAARNGLDAASVREVANEAGVSIGAVQHHFPTKDEMLAYSFRTLSDRVLNRLTNVDPDIDPARTLFSALSQLLPLDEQRGSEVHVMSAFTVRAVTSPTLSAIRTATLFTIRTGIARVLIRAGTPDPETRAALLLSAANGLALDAAASPELHPREYLTHALHAQVQLVLDGADAH; encoded by the coding sequence ATGCGCACGCGCCCCTATGTCACCACCAGCCCCACAAGGCTCGCTGCGGCACTGCTCGAGGTCGCCGCACGCAACGGTCTCGACGCGGCAAGCGTCCGGGAGGTGGCCAACGAGGCAGGGGTCTCGATCGGGGCGGTACAGCACCATTTCCCGACCAAGGACGAGATGCTCGCGTACTCGTTCCGTACCCTCTCGGACCGGGTGTTGAACCGGCTGACCAACGTCGATCCGGACATCGATCCGGCGCGCACGTTGTTCTCCGCGCTCAGCCAGCTGCTCCCGCTCGACGAGCAACGCGGCAGCGAGGTGCACGTGATGTCGGCGTTCACCGTGCGGGCAGTCACCTCCCCGACGCTGAGTGCCATCCGCACCGCCACCCTGTTCACGATCCGCACAGGCATAGCGCGCGTATTGATCCGCGCGGGTACACCCGATCCGGAGACCCGGGCCGCCTTGCTGCTCTCGGCGGCCAACGGGCTCGCCCTCGATGCAGCGGCCAGCCCCGAGCTCCATCCGCGCGAATATCTCACCCACGCCCTGCACGCCCAGGTCCAGCTCGTCCTCGACGGCGCCGACGCGCACTGA